GCTCTCGCCGGCCTTCGCCTGCTGGGTCACGCCGCCGACTTCCACTTCGAATTCTCCCTCCAGGACCGAGAGGCATTCCACCGAGCCGCGCTGGTGGCTGTCGGAATCGAGCACGCCGCCGGGCTCGGACTGCACGTCGTACCATTGCAGCCACTCGATGGTCTTGAGCCAGCCGATGATGGCGAGCCGCATCTTGCCGTCCTCCGACACGAGGATCGGGGTGTCGGCCTTGGAGGACTTCTCGATGAAAGGCTCCTCGTCGCCAGAGGCGAGAACACGCTCGATCGACACGTCCAGGGCCTGGCTCAGACGCCAGATGGTGGCGAGCGTCGGGTTGGTCTCGTTGCGCTCGATCTGGCTGATGATCGACTTCGCGACGCCGGATTGCTCGGCGAGTTCCGACAGGGACAGGTTGTAGGCCTTGCGCAACCGCTGGATGGTCTTTCCCATGTTGCCGGACAGAACCTGTGCGCCTGTTTCCAGCTCCCGGTTCCGCTCTTTGCCCTCGACGCCCATGACTGCCTCTGTTCCGTAAAAGAGAACATTCGTTCCTCAAAACGGTTGTGGGGTAATCGCCGGGATGGGTCAAGCGCCTGCGGCGCCGTAGCGTTTCGTTTTCGGTTCAGACACCCGGCCTTTGGGGCGTGGCCTGCAGCTCTTTCGTTCGCAGGGGCCCGAGCCGGTGTTCGCGCCAGACGATGAACAGGCCGGTCGCGGCCACGATGGTGGCCCCGGTCAGGACGGTGAAGGTCGGCAGGTCGCCGAACATGAACCAGCCGAACAGGAGCGCCCAGATCATCGTCGTATATTCGAACGGCGCGATCACGGACGTATCCGCGTAGCGATAGGATTGCGTCACCAGGATCTGCCCGACGCCGCCCAGGATGCCGATGAGAATGAACAGCGCGAGGTCCGGACCATCGGGCATGCGCCAGCCCAGGGCGATGGTGCAGAGCGAAAGGCCCGACGCCATGATGAAGAAATAGAACACGATGGCGCCGGTCTTCTCCGTCTCGGTCAGACGACGGACCTGGATCATGGCGCCGGCCGAGCAGAAGGCGCCGGCGAAGGCCAGCATCGCGCCGAGGGTCGGCCCCGCATTCAGGTCTCCGCCGAAAGTGCCGACATTCAGATAGGGCGACAGCATGATCAGCACGCCGACGAATCCGATGCCGACGGCGGTCCACCGGTAGGCGCGCACGGTTTCCTTGAGCAGAAGCGCCGCCAGGATGACGGCCATGAGTGGCGAGGCGTAGCCGATGGCAATGGCGTCGTGCAGGGGCAGGTAGGAGAGAGCGGCGAAGCCGAGATACATCGCGCCCGTGCCGATGAAGCCGCGCTTGAAATGGCCGACCACGTTCTTCGTCCGCACCGCATTGATGAGATCCCCCTGCCACTTCAGCCACAGCAGCAGCGGCAGCAGCGCGAAGGCCGAGCGGAAGAAGACGATCTCGCCGACAGGATAGCGGGAGGAGAGGGTCTTGAGGGTCGCCGACATCATCGTG
This region of Microvirga mediterraneensis genomic DNA includes:
- a CDS encoding helix-turn-helix domain-containing protein; translated protein: MGVEGKERNRELETGAQVLSGNMGKTIQRLRKAYNLSLSELAEQSGVAKSIISQIERNETNPTLATIWRLSQALDVSIERVLASGDEEPFIEKSSKADTPILVSEDGKMRLAIIGWLKTIEWLQWYDVQSEPGGVLDSDSHQRGSVECLSVLEGEFEVEVGGVTQQAKAGESLRYRCDRPHSVRCVGNAPGRATMVCILKAAVMD
- a CDS encoding EamA family transporter; translated protein: MKPLLGISLKVISAVVFTMMSATLKTLSSRYPVGEIVFFRSAFALLPLLLWLKWQGDLINAVRTKNVVGHFKRGFIGTGAMYLGFAALSYLPLHDAIAIGYASPLMAVILAALLLKETVRAYRWTAVGIGFVGVLIMLSPYLNVGTFGGDLNAGPTLGAMLAFAGAFCSAGAMIQVRRLTETEKTGAIVFYFFIMASGLSLCTIALGWRMPDGPDLALFILIGILGGVGQILVTQSYRYADTSVIAPFEYTTMIWALLFGWFMFGDLPTFTVLTGATIVAATGLFIVWREHRLGPLRTKELQATPQRPGV